The following proteins are co-located in the Pseudomonas antarctica genome:
- the rpsP gene encoding 30S ribosomal protein S16, which yields MLTIRLALGGSKKRPFYHLTVTDSRNPRDGSHKEQVGFFNPVARGQEVRLSVNQERVAYWLSVGAQPSERVAKLLKDSAKAAA from the coding sequence ATGCTAACAATCCGTCTTGCCCTTGGCGGCTCCAAAAAGCGCCCGTTTTACCACTTGACCGTAACCGACAGCCGCAACCCGCGTGACGGTTCGCACAAGGAACAGGTTGGTTTCTTCAACCCTGTTGCTCGTGGTCAAGAAGTTCGTCTGTCCGTGAACCAAGAGCGCGTAGCCTACTGGCTGAGCGTTGGTGCACAGCCATCCGAGCGTGTTGCCAAGTTGTTGAAGGACTCGGCTAAGGCCGCAGCCTGA
- the ffh gene encoding signal recognition particle protein translates to MFENLTDRLSQTLRHVTGKAKLTEDNIKDTLREVRMALLEADVALPVVKDFVNSVKERAVGTEVSRSLTPGQAFVKIVQAELESLMGAANEDLNLSAVPPAVVLMAGLQGAGKTTTAGKLARFLKERKKKSVMVVSADVYRPAAIKQLEMLAGEVGVTFFPSDLSQKPVDIANAAIKEAKLKFIDVVIVDTAGRLHIDEEMMGEIKALHAAINPVETLFVVDAMTGQDAANTAKAFGDALPLTGVILTKVDGDARGGAALSVRAITGKPIKFIGMGEKSDALEPFHPERIASRILGMGDVLSLIEQAEATLDKDKADKLAKKLKKGKGFDLEDFRDQLQQMKNMGGLGGLMDKLPNIGGVNLAQMGNAQGAAEKQFKQMEAIINSMTPAERRDPELISGSRKRRIAMGSGTQVQDIGRLIKQHKQMQKMMKKFSAKGGMAKMMRGMGGMLPGGGMPKM, encoded by the coding sequence ATGTTTGAAAACCTGACTGACCGTCTCTCGCAGACGCTGCGCCACGTAACCGGCAAGGCCAAGCTGACCGAGGACAATATTAAAGACACCCTGCGTGAAGTGCGCATGGCGTTGCTGGAAGCCGACGTGGCCTTGCCTGTGGTCAAGGACTTCGTCAACTCGGTCAAAGAGCGCGCGGTCGGCACCGAAGTGTCCCGCAGCCTGACCCCGGGCCAGGCCTTTGTGAAGATCGTCCAGGCCGAACTCGAAAGCCTGATGGGCGCGGCCAACGAAGATTTGAACCTCAGCGCCGTACCGCCAGCGGTTGTGCTGATGGCTGGTCTGCAAGGTGCGGGTAAAACCACCACCGCCGGCAAGCTGGCGCGCTTCCTTAAAGAGCGCAAGAAGAAGTCCGTGATGGTGGTGTCGGCCGACGTGTACCGTCCGGCGGCCATCAAGCAACTCGAAATGCTTGCCGGCGAAGTGGGGGTGACCTTCTTCCCGTCTGACCTGAGCCAGAAGCCGGTCGACATCGCTAACGCGGCTATTAAAGAAGCCAAGTTGAAATTCATCGACGTGGTTATCGTCGATACCGCCGGTCGCCTGCACATCGACGAAGAGATGATGGGCGAGATCAAGGCGCTGCATGCCGCGATCAACCCGGTCGAAACGCTGTTCGTGGTCGACGCCATGACCGGCCAGGATGCGGCCAACACCGCCAAGGCCTTCGGTGACGCACTGCCGCTGACCGGCGTGATCCTGACCAAGGTCGACGGCGACGCCCGTGGCGGTGCCGCGCTGTCGGTGCGTGCCATCACCGGCAAGCCGATCAAGTTCATTGGTATGGGCGAGAAGAGCGACGCGCTCGAGCCGTTCCACCCAGAGCGGATCGCCTCGCGCATCCTCGGCATGGGTGACGTGCTCAGCCTGATCGAACAGGCCGAAGCCACCCTCGACAAAGACAAGGCCGACAAACTGGCCAAAAAGCTGAAGAAGGGCAAGGGCTTCGACCTCGAAGACTTCCGCGACCAGCTGCAACAGATGAAAAACATGGGCGGCCTCGGCGGCCTGATGGACAAGCTGCCGAACATCGGCGGTGTGAACCTGGCGCAAATGGGCAATGCCCAGGGCGCGGCAGAGAAGCAATTCAAGCAGATGGAAGCCATCATCAATTCCATGACCCCGGCCGAGCGCCGCGACCCTGAGCTGATCAGTGGTTCGCGCAAACGTCGGATCGCCATGGGCTCCGGCACCCAGGTGCAGGACATCGGTCGCTTGATCAAGCAGCACAAGCAGATGCAGAAGATGATGAAGAAATTCTCCGCCAAAGGCGGAATGGCCAAGATGATGCGCGGCATGGGCGGTATGTTGCCCGGCGGTGGCATGCCCAAAATGTAA
- a CDS encoding transporter associated domain-containing protein, whose protein sequence is MDNLPLGPMLAVITLLVLWAALFTAIEAAQQHLLALRPGTRQGDKAAARLNFPRHSLILCNSLCRAAVVILCTLLAIYAWAQNGPWLGWLISCAILLVLADYLPRALAVRHPQAVLGFGNTLLGVPLKILYPLAWLLNGISLLLLRPFARKTGVVKKSDEPLPDHDDEPEPESDDNRTPGMPGIHALDNITVNDILVPRSEVDGINLDDPVEEIIEQLRASQRTRLPVFHSDINQVEAVLNTRQIQHLLPDASLTKDALLAACHEPYFVPESTPLQLQLLNFHKQQRRLGMVVDEYGEVLGIVTLEDILEEIVGEFENDQTVDNPHIDAQPDGRFIIDGAASIRELNKSLGWHLPSDGPKTLNGLVTEALETIPDCAVCLKIGRYRLEILETEDNRVSKVLIWHTSRVPVAA, encoded by the coding sequence ATGGACAACTTGCCCCTTGGGCCGATGCTCGCGGTAATCACCTTGCTGGTGTTATGGGCGGCGCTGTTTACCGCCATCGAAGCCGCACAACAACACCTGCTGGCACTGCGTCCTGGTACACGCCAGGGTGACAAGGCGGCCGCCCGCCTGAACTTCCCGCGTCACAGCCTGATCCTGTGCAACAGCTTGTGTCGCGCTGCAGTGGTTATTCTCTGCACCTTGCTGGCGATCTATGCCTGGGCGCAGAACGGCCCGTGGCTCGGTTGGCTGATTTCTTGCGCGATCCTGCTGGTGCTCGCCGACTACCTGCCCCGCGCCCTCGCGGTTCGCCATCCCCAGGCCGTACTGGGCTTCGGCAATACGCTGCTGGGCGTGCCGCTGAAAATTCTTTATCCGCTGGCGTGGCTGCTCAATGGCATCAGCCTGCTGCTGCTGCGCCCCTTCGCACGCAAAACCGGCGTGGTGAAAAAAAGCGACGAGCCGCTGCCCGATCACGATGATGAACCGGAGCCCGAGTCCGACGACAACCGAACCCCCGGCATGCCCGGTATTCACGCCCTGGACAACATCACGGTCAACGACATTCTGGTACCGCGCAGCGAAGTGGACGGCATCAACCTGGACGATCCGGTTGAAGAAATCATCGAGCAATTGCGCGCTTCCCAGCGCACGCGCCTGCCGGTGTTCCACAGCGACATCAACCAAGTCGAAGCGGTGCTCAACACCCGGCAGATCCAACACCTGCTGCCTGATGCCAGCCTGACCAAAGATGCCTTGCTCGCCGCTTGCCACGAACCTTACTTCGTCCCGGAAAGCACCCCGCTGCAACTGCAGCTGCTGAATTTCCACAAGCAGCAGCGACGCCTGGGCATGGTGGTGGACGAATACGGTGAAGTGCTCGGCATCGTCACCCTGGAAGATATCCTCGAAGAAATCGTTGGCGAATTCGAAAACGATCAGACGGTGGATAACCCGCATATCGACGCGCAACCCGATGGCCGTTTCATCATCGACGGCGCCGCCTCGATCCGCGAACTGAACAAGAGCCTGGGCTGGCACCTGCCCAGCGATGGCCCCAAGACCCTCAACGGGTTGGTGACCGAAGCGCTGGAGACCATTCCGGATTGCGCGGTGTGCCTGAAAATCGGCCGCTATCGCCTGGAAATCCTCGAGACCGAGGACAACCGCGTCAGCAAAGTGCTGATCTGGCACACCAGCCGCGTTCCGGTCGCCGCATAA
- a CDS encoding acyl-CoA thioesterase: MTTRLEEIQRRTDLSVTYVTKAVFPPTTNHHNTLFGGTALAWMDEVSFITATRFCRLPLVTVSTDRIDFNHAIPAGSIVELIGRVVKVGNTSLKVEVEVFVESMSADGREKAIQGVFSFVAIDADKRPVPVLPGFVD; the protein is encoded by the coding sequence ATGACCACCCGCCTCGAAGAAATCCAGCGTCGTACCGACCTGTCCGTGACCTACGTGACCAAGGCCGTGTTCCCGCCGACCACCAACCACCACAACACCCTGTTCGGCGGTACGGCGCTGGCGTGGATGGATGAAGTGTCGTTCATCACGGCCACGCGTTTTTGTCGTTTGCCGCTGGTGACGGTCTCCACTGATCGGATCGACTTTAATCACGCGATTCCGGCCGGCTCCATCGTTGAGCTGATCGGGCGCGTTGTCAAAGTCGGTAACACCAGCCTCAAGGTTGAAGTCGAAGTGTTTGTGGAAAGCATGAGTGCCGATGGCCGCGAAAAGGCGATCCAGGGTGTGTTCAGCTTTGTCGCGATTGATGCCGATAAGCGGCCGGTTCCGGTATTGCCTGGGTTTGTAGACTGA
- the trmD gene encoding tRNA (guanosine(37)-N1)-methyltransferase TrmD: MGRGLLSVANLRIEVISLFPEMFSAISEYGITSRAVKQGLLQLTCWNPRDYTTDRHHTVDDRPFGGGPGMVMKIKPLEDALAQAKAAAGEKAKVIYLSPQGRQLKQAGVRELANEEALILIAGRYEGIDERFIEAHVDEEWSIGDYVLSGGELPAMVLIDAVTRLLPGALGHADSAEEDSFTDGLLDCPHYTRPEVYADQRVPDVLLSGNHAHIRRWRLQQSLGRTYERRADLLESRSLSGEEKKLLEEYILARDDS, from the coding sequence ATGGGACGCGGACTTCTAAGCGTGGCTAATTTGCGCATTGAAGTGATCAGTTTGTTTCCCGAGATGTTTTCCGCCATCAGCGAGTACGGCATCACCAGTCGGGCGGTGAAACAGGGGCTGTTGCAGCTTACCTGTTGGAACCCGCGAGACTACACGACGGATCGACATCACACTGTGGACGATCGCCCATTTGGCGGTGGCCCGGGCATGGTGATGAAGATCAAGCCCCTGGAAGACGCGTTGGCCCAGGCCAAGGCAGCTGCCGGGGAGAAGGCGAAGGTAATTTACCTGTCCCCTCAAGGCCGTCAGCTGAAACAGGCTGGGGTTCGCGAACTGGCGAATGAGGAAGCATTAATCCTGATTGCCGGTCGCTATGAAGGCATTGACGAGCGGTTTATTGAAGCTCATGTCGATGAAGAGTGGTCGATTGGGGACTATGTCCTGTCTGGCGGCGAGCTGCCGGCGATGGTCCTGATAGATGCGGTTACACGACTGCTGCCTGGAGCTTTAGGGCATGCGGACTCCGCGGAGGAAGACTCCTTCACGGATGGTTTGCTGGATTGCCCGCACTACACCCGACCGGAGGTGTATGCGGATCAGCGTGTTCCCGACGTATTGCTAAGTGGCAATCACGCACACATCCGGCGTTGGCGTTTACAGCAGTCCCTTGGTCGGACCTATGAACGACGCGCCGATCTTCTGGAAAGCCGCTCGCTTTCTGGAGAAGAGAAGAAGCTGCTCGAGGAATACATCCTCGCGCGGGACGATAGTTAA
- the rplS gene encoding 50S ribosomal protein L19: protein MTNKIILALEAEQMTKEIPTFAPGDTIVVQVKVKEGDRSRLQAFEGVVIAKRNRGVNSAFTVRKISNGVGVERTFQTYSPQIDSMAVKRRGDVRKAKLYYLRDLSGKAARIKEKLA from the coding sequence ATGACTAACAAAATCATCCTTGCACTCGAAGCAGAGCAGATGACCAAAGAGATCCCTACCTTTGCCCCAGGCGACACTATTGTCGTTCAGGTGAAAGTGAAGGAAGGCGACCGTTCGCGTCTGCAAGCGTTCGAAGGCGTGGTAATCGCCAAGCGTAACCGTGGTGTGAACAGTGCTTTCACTGTTCGTAAAATCTCCAACGGTGTTGGCGTAGAGCGTACTTTCCAGACCTACAGCCCGCAAATCGACAGCATGGCCGTTAAGCGTCGCGGTGACGTACGTAAAGCCAAGCTGTACTACCTGCGTGACCTGTCCGGTAAAGCAGCTCGCATCAAGGAAAAACTGGCTTAA
- a CDS encoding cytochrome C assembly family protein encodes MVPLSPSLLPSLAAALLYAAATLYQGTRLAQGTKADKRLLVGFGVIALLAHAASLFTHLMTPVGLGLDFFSAASLIAAAVIALTLMACYRIPVENLLVLLFPLGMLTVLLAQFAPTGTVQVIDEEPGILAHILLSILAYGMFTIAVFQALLVLLQDHQLKNKHPSGLIKNFPPLQTMESLLFGFLWAGWTLLSLSLISGWLFVENLFAQHLVHKTLLACLAWIVFSVLLWGRNRLGWRGHKAIRWTLAGFCLLMLAYFGSKLVREYILHI; translated from the coding sequence ATGGTCCCCTTGTCACCCAGTTTGCTACCCAGCCTCGCCGCCGCCCTTTTGTATGCCGCTGCGACTCTCTATCAGGGCACTCGTCTGGCCCAGGGCACAAAAGCGGACAAACGCCTGCTGGTGGGCTTTGGCGTCATCGCCCTGCTGGCTCACGCCGCCAGCCTGTTCACGCATCTGATGACGCCGGTCGGCCTGGGCCTGGACTTTTTCAGCGCCGCCAGCCTGATCGCCGCCGCCGTCATCGCGCTGACGCTGATGGCCTGCTATCGAATCCCCGTCGAGAACCTGTTGGTGCTGCTATTCCCGCTGGGCATGCTGACGGTACTGCTGGCGCAATTTGCCCCGACCGGCACCGTGCAGGTCATCGACGAGGAACCGGGCATCCTCGCCCACATTCTGTTGTCGATTCTCGCCTACGGCATGTTCACCATCGCCGTGTTCCAGGCGTTGCTCGTGCTGCTGCAAGACCACCAGCTTAAAAACAAGCACCCGTCCGGGCTGATCAAGAACTTCCCGCCGCTGCAAACCATGGAAAGCCTGCTGTTCGGTTTCCTGTGGGCCGGCTGGACACTGCTGTCGTTGTCGCTGATTTCCGGTTGGCTATTCGTCGAAAACCTGTTCGCCCAGCACCTGGTGCACAAAACCTTGCTGGCGTGCCTGGCCTGGATCGTTTTCAGCGTCTTGCTGTGGGGTCGCAACCGTCTCGGCTGGCGTGGGCACAAAGCGATCCGCTGGACCCTGGCCGGTTTCTGCCTGCTGATGCTGGCCTATTTCGGCAGCAAGCTGGTTCGCGAATACATCCTGCATATCTGA
- the rimM gene encoding ribosome maturation factor RimM (Essential for efficient processing of 16S rRNA), producing MNATPAVADDLIVIGKIYSVHGVRGEVKVYSFTDPTENLLQYKTWTLKREGSVKQVELVSGRGSDKFLVAKLKGLDDREEARLLAGYEICVPRNLFPELTDGEYYWYQLEGLKVIDQLGQLLGKIDHLLETGANDVMVVKPCAGSLDDRGRLLPYTGQCVLAVDLAAGEMKVEWDADF from the coding sequence ATGAACGCGACGCCAGCTGTTGCTGATGATTTGATCGTTATCGGCAAGATTTACTCTGTTCATGGCGTTCGCGGCGAAGTGAAGGTGTATTCCTTTACTGATCCGACTGAAAACCTGTTGCAGTACAAAACCTGGACGCTCAAGCGCGAAGGGAGTGTGAAACAGGTCGAGCTGGTCAGTGGACGCGGGAGCGATAAGTTCCTGGTCGCAAAGCTCAAGGGTCTTGATGATCGTGAAGAAGCTCGTCTTCTGGCCGGTTATGAGATCTGCGTGCCGCGCAACCTGTTCCCTGAATTGACCGACGGCGAGTACTACTGGTACCAGCTGGAAGGTCTGAAGGTTATTGATCAACTGGGGCAATTGCTCGGGAAAATCGATCATCTTCTGGAAACCGGCGCCAATGATGTAATGGTGGTCAAGCCTTGCGCTGGCAGCCTGGATGATCGCGGACGCCTGTTGCCGTATACCGGGCAATGCGTGTTGGCCGTCGACCTGGCAGCGGGCGAGATGAAGGTGGAATGGGACGCGGACTTCTAA